ACGGCAAAATTGATAAATTGATACCCCTGTGCATAAGTGCAGGGGGTCTTAAACAAGATTGATATCTTCAAAGTGCTGTAACAATAACTATCTGAAATTCTTATTGCCATAAACATCCTCTATTGGCGGGGAGCTGGTGACAAAAGTGCAAATAAAAGTAAGTAGATCAGTTCATTTAGCGATAATATTATTTTTTTTGATGATAAACACCGGGATATGTTCAGCAGATAATGTTAATGTGGATATCGTTGGTCAGTTTAGCGGAGATATATTCAATGTTTTTGTAGCTGGGAATTATGCATATCTGGGCCAGGGTCAGGACCTTGTCATAATTGATACAAGTGATGTTACAGCTATCTCAGAGTTAGGCAGGGTCACTTCCATGTCAGAGATATATGGTATTGATATTTCAGGCAATTATGCTTACATAGCTAATGGCGATGCCGGAATTACTGTAATAGATATTAGTAACCCCGCTTCTCCAACCATTTTGGGTAGCTATGATACTGATGGTTTTGCACGTGATATTGCCATCTCAGGTAACTATGCCTATGTAGCTGATGTTAGCAGTCTCCTTATTGTAGACATCAGCGTTCCTTCTTCCCCAACTCTTGTAGGAACCTATGACACTATTGGTTTTGCAAATGGGGTTACTATATCAGGAGATCATGTCTACGTTGCTGATGATGTTAAAGGCGTTTTTGATGGCAGCTATGGTCTTGTTATTCTGGACATTTCCAATCCCTCTTCACCAGGCCTTGTTGGGACATACGATCTAGTTTATGCATATAATTCTGCTGTATCAGATAATTATGCCTATGTTGCTGATGACAGTGGTCTTTCAATTCTGGATATCAGTGTTCCTTCTTCACCTGCTCCGGTGGGTCGTTACTCAGGTGCTGGTGATTCGAACGGAGTTGCAGTTTCCGGTAATTATGTCTATGTAGCTGATGCCAGTGGTGTTTTTGTAGTAGATGTCACTGATCCATCGGCACCTGTCTACATGGGAAGCTATGATGGTGCTTATGTCTATAATGTTGCAGTTTCCGGTAATTATGCTTATGCGGCCTCCGACAATGGTCTTTTGGTATTTACTTTAACTGATCCTTCATCACCGGGTGTTTCTCCTGGCAATTCTGCAGACAATGCAACTCCTGACGGTGAGGCAGACCAACAGCCTGTGATCTTAGAAACAGGGGATAAATCAGTCTATGTGAATGAATTGCTTACATTCAGAGTTTCAGCAACAGATGAAGATGGTGACGTTATCATGTACTCTGCTTCGGATCTGCCAGAAGGGGCTATCTTTGATGCGACAACAGGTATTTTCAGCTGGACACCAGAAACAGAAGGTAATTATATTGTTACATTTACTGCAGAATCCAATGGTCTTACTGCCTCTGAAACTATAACTATTGATGTCTCTTCATCAGGTGGGGTCACCCCAGACTCTCCCGGGTCACAAATATCAGATATTTCAGGGGAGGATATCAGTTCGAGTTCTATAACATTGACATGGACTAATTCTCCGGATGTAGTCCTCGTTGAATTATCTCGGAATGACATTTTTATTGCTAATGTTAGTGGGTCTGTATATGAAGACAATGACCTTGACAGCGACACAAGTTATACTTATTCTCTGTTGCCACACTTGAGTGATGGAAGTAAGGGGGTCGTGGAAAGTATTGATTTAAGCACTTCATCTTCATTCGATAGTGATACAACTGGTGGTGAAAGAAGCAGTAGTAGCAGCGGTACAATGAGTAGCAGCAGTGGTGGAGGCGGTGGTGCGGGAAGTGCTGAGGACTTCGAAAACGTAGTACTGAAAGATGCTGCCACAGTGTATCTTATGATGGATTCCAATGCTACCTATGAGTTCATAGAACAGTACAATCCTATTCAGGCAGTAAGTTTCTATTCTCTTAAGAACTCAGGTGAGGTAACATCCACTATAGAGGTGCTTTACAACAGATCAAAGTTTGCCAGCAGTGATGTGGAAGGACTTGTATACAAATATGTGAATATCTGGGTAGGAAAATCCGGTTTTGCCACAGAAGGTAATATCAAAGACCCAATGGTACAATTCAGGGTAAATAACTCATGGATTGAGGAAACTGGTGTAAACCCTGCAAGCATAAGGTTGCAGAGATATGATGGAACAGCATGGGAAGTGTTACCCACAGTCTTTAAAGCCAACACTACAAGTTATGTTATATTCGAGGCCCAGACCCCCGGTTTCTCTCCTTTTGCCATCACCGCAGATGCAACTCTTGATTCAGTAAACACAGATACAAAGTTACAATCTGCAGATCCTGATGTTCTGTCAGATCCTGTCCTGAATAAAAGTGGAGATTATGGGCAAGCACAGCCTGAAAGATCCAATTTTTGGGCTCCTGTTATAGTAGTTCTTATAATAGGATTGCTTGCTGCTGGCTACATGTACCTGAAGAAAAAATGAGAAGGCAATGTGTTACCCTGTATGATCATATACAGGGAAACATTTTTAAAACCATTTTCGGCAGTTTAAATTTTTTATGGATTAAATCTCAGCTTTTCTGGCCATCACACTAAGTATTTCTTTTTTCCTTGCCATTATAATTTCTTTTCTGCTTCAATTCTTTATTCGAACCAAGAGCCTTCGTATTCTTTCCATTTGTTATTAAAGCCAGAAACATACTTTTATCTTATAAATAAAGTGACATTGGTATGGAAAATATTTGCAGGCAGTTCAAACCTATAGGTATAAATATCAGTTTGAGTCAACTATATAATATAGTCAAGCAGTTACTTTCTATCAATTATTTTATAATTACCTGATCCACTGGGACAAATCAAGCTATTGGGTATTGATCTTAAGGATATAGTCCTCTCTAACTTGCGGAGTGGTTGGATGCGCATTAAGTTAAGTAAATTAGTCTGTATAGGCTTTGCATTACTTCTATTTTTAATTTCAGCTGGGATTAGCGCTGGTGAACTTGTAATAACACATATTGGAGATAAAACGATAGGCGAAAATGAACCTCTGACTTTTAATGTTGCTGCAGGAGATGACGAGAATATCAATGCTACAATAACATTTAAAGTTGAAAATTTGCCAGAAGGGGCAACTTTCAATCCACATCCACAAAATCCAAATACATACACTTTTAGCTTGACCCCCGGTAACGGTACTGCTGGCAGGTATCAGGTAACATTCATAGCAACTATTAGCGGCGTTGGTAATGACAGTGATAGCACAGAAACGGAAACTATAATGATCATTGTCAAAAAAGTGGATAAAACTAATTTGCTGGACGTAATTGGAGCTGCCACCGAAAAACTAGAAGATGCAGTTCCAGGAAATGACATCGATCAATACCCGCAAACAGCAATAGATACATTCAGAAGAGCAATCACCACAGCACAGGCAGTTGCAGACAGTACACGCTCCACACAAACGCAGGTAGACAATGCAATAAGCTCTCTGGGAACAGCTGAAGCTGCTTTTGACGCTGCCAGAATAAAATCCATAGACAAAAGTTCATTGAAAACAGCCATTGCTCAAGCCAATGCAAAAGTAGTGACTGCAGCCTCCGGGAATGAAGGTGGTCAGTACCCACAAGCAGCAATAGATGCATTCAAAGCAGCTATTGCTGTGGCACAGGGAGTTGCGGATGATTCAAATGCAACAAATGCAGAAGTAAGCCAGGCAGTTACAGCCCTGAAAGCAGCTGAAGCGGCATTTGATGCAGCTGAAATACCCTCTGTAGATAAGTCCTCACTACTATCTGCTATCAGCGCTGCATCTTCAAAGGCTGGTAATGCCGTTGCCGGTATTGAGCCCGGTCAGTATCCCAGGTCTGCCATCAATGCTTTTAATGATGCTATTTCCAGGGCAGGATCCGTTGCTGACGACAGAGGTGCAACCCAGTCTGAGGTCAACCAGGCAATAAATGAACTTAAAGCAGCTGAAGCGGCATTTGATGCAGCTGAAATTATATACGTCGATCATACTCCCCCCTCAACTGTTAGTAACCTTCGGGAAAGTGGTTCAGGTCCAACCTGGATAAGATGGACCTGGACAATTCCAAGTGATTCGGATTTCAGTCATGTGAAGGTATATCTTGATGGTGTATTCGTTAGGGATACCTCCAACAGTTTTTACAATGCTACCGGGCTGGCTCCGGGAACTGTACATGCTATCAGTATAGAAACTGTGGATGTTTCCGGAAACATCAATCCTTCACTGGTTAGTGATTCTGCAGCATCTAAAATTCCAATAGACACAGTACCGCCATCATCTGTAACACATCTTAATGAGAGTAGTGTAGGTCTGGATTGGATCAGCTGGACCTGGAAAAATCCGAATGATGCTGATTTTCAACATGTTATGGTGTACTTCGATGGTGATTTTGTCACAAACACTTCTGATGTTTTCTATAATGCAATTGGGCTGACTGAAGGCACGACTCACACGATCATGATAAAAACCGTGGACGCTTCTGGAAACATCAATCCCAGAACAGTGGGCGATTCAGCAACCACAAAGATCACAGATAGAACTCCCCCGGGAACTGTAACGAACATTGAGGAGAATAATGTTGGTCCAAGTTGGATCAACTGGACGTGGATTAACCCCAATGATCCTGATTTCAGTAATGTGAGAATCTATATTGATGGGATATTCGTCACAAACACTCCAGACAGTTATTATAATGCAACAGGACTTAGCAATGGAATAGAACATACCATCGGTATTGAAACCGTAGATACTTCGGGTAACATTAATTCTACACGGGTAAGCGATCAGGCTGCTACACTGAAGATACCTGTAATTTTAAAAGTCGAAGGAAAAAACATCAGGACAAGTTCGATCACACTGGAGTGGGATGCTTCCGATGATACTGCAACCGTACAGATAATTCTGGATGGTCTGGTACTTGCCAATGTAACAGGACCAACATACATACACAGTGACCTTAATAGTTCTACAACTTACAACTATATTCTTGTCCCATTCAATGAAAATGGATTACAGGGAGAAGCAGTGACTATCAGTCTCACCACATCTTCAGTCAGCAGCGGTGGTGGAGGCGGTAGTAGTAGAGGCAGTAGTAGTAGTAGCAGCGGTGGAGGTGGCGGTGCAGGCAGTGTTGAGGACTTTGAAAACGTAGCTTTGAAAGATGTGGACAATGCATATGTCCGAATGAATGAAAACGTCACCTACAAGTTCTCAAGGGCAGGCAATGATATTCAATCCGTTAGTTTTTATTCTCTTAAGAACTCAGGTGAGATAACTTCCACTATAGAAATACTGAACAACAGGTCGAAGCTTGTACAGATAGATCCCGAGGGACCAGTTTACAAATATGTCAACATCTGGGTAGGTAAGGCTGGTTTTGCTACATCTGATAACATAAGGGATGCACGGGTGGAGTTCAGAGTGAACAATTCATGGATGGAAGAGATGGGTGTAAACCCTGAAGATGTAAAGTTGCAGAGGTATAATGGGACTATATGGGAAGTGCTGTCTACCAATCCTAAAAACAGCACAATGAAATATACAACATTTGAAGCCCAGACTCCCGGTTTCTCTCCATTTGTGATCACTTCAACGGTTCCACTTACTTCTCCATTATATAGTGATATGGATACTGCAGTCACTAAATTCGATGATCTAGTTATGGAAAAGATCCAGCCGGAAAAATCCAGGATATGGACTTTCATCATTGTTTTTATATTGATAGGAATATTTGCAGTTGGATATGAGTATCTAAAGAAAGAGTAAGATTAATCTGCTTTCCATTCTTTACCAGATACAAATGAAAGGAACAGTTCTTGGAATAGAGGGTACTGCATGGAACCTCAGTGCAGCTATTGTTAATGAGAATGATGTCGTAGCTGAGGTCACACATACATATGTGCCACCTATAGGGGGCATCCATCCAAGGGAAGCTGCACAGCACCATGCCAGATTTGCTTCACATGTTATAGGTAAACTTCTTGAAGAAGGAAGTAAAAAAGGTGTTTCTATTTCTATGATAGATGGTATAGCCTTTTCTCAGGGTCCGGGACTTGGTGCCTGCCTGCGCACTGTGGCCACCGCCTCACGTGCGCTTTCCCTTAGTCTGGGCCTGCCCCTTATAGGTGTCAATCATTGTCTTGCACACATAGAGGTTGGTCGCTGGAAGACTCCTGCGAGGGACCCTGTAACATTGTATGTCAGCGGTGCAAACTCACAGGTACTGGCATATAAAATGGGGAAATATCGTGTATTTGGCGAAACACTTGATATTGGTCTGGGGAATGCACTGGATAAGTTTGCCAGAAGTGCGGGTCTAACTCATCCTGGTGGTCCGAAGATCGAGGAACTTGCCAGAAAAGCAAAGAACTACATTCCAATGCCTTATGTGGTAAAAGGTATGGATCTCTCCTTTTCGGGGCTTTCCACTGCCGCCACAGATGCTCTTGGCAGGGCCAGCCTTGAAGATGTATGTTATTCTTTCCAGGAAACGGCTTTTTCTATGGTTGTGGAAGTTACAGAAAGGGCACTTGCTCATACCGGAAAGCATGAAGTTCTGCTTGCAGGAGGTGTAGGAGCTAATACGCGCCTTAGGGAGATGCTTAAAATAATGTGTGAAGAGCGAGGTGCTAATTTCTACGTTCCTGAAAAGCGTTTTATGGGTGATAATGGCGCCATGATCGCCTATCTTGGTCTTTTGATGCTAAACTCTGGGGACATCTTGTCTGTTGAGAAATCTCATGTAAACCCTAATTTCAGACCAGATTCAGTGGATGTAACGTGGATCAATGAAAAGGATCTGGAAGGTGATCCTTAAATGTATCTGGCAAGAGGGGCAGAAGCAGTTATCAAGCTGGAAGGCAACATTGTGGTAAAAGAGCGTATTCCTAAAAATTATCGTTTACAGCAGATCGATGAGCGGATACGCAAAGAGCGGACGCGCTCAGAGGCGAGGCTAATCTCTGAAGCTCGCAGAGCCGGAGTGCCCACTCCTGTCATATATGATATACAGGATTTTAGGATCGAGATGCAGTATATTGACGGCAGGCCCCTGAAATATGTTATGGATGAGAAGATGAGCAAAAAAATTGGTCAGCTTGTGGGCCGTCTTCATTCCAGTGGCATCATACATGGTGATCTGACAACTTCTAACATGATATTTTCTAATGACAGGATATACCTGATCGATTTTGGCCTGGCCTATACGGATAGCAGTCTTGAGGCACAGGGTGTGGATGTACATGTACTTTTTCAGACATTCGAGAGTACACACAGTGGTTATGAGGAACTGATAGCAAGTTTCTACCAGGGTTATCGGGATAGTTTTGAATCTGCTGATGCAGTGATGGAACGTGTGAAAGAGATAGAGAAGAGAGGTCGTTATGCGTAAGATGGTATTTGTTACCGGTAATAAAGGAAAGTTCAATGAAGCCAGATCCATATTTGAAGCAAAAGACATCGAGCTAATCCAAGATACAGGAGGTTATCCTGAATTACAGGAAGATGAGCTGGAACCTATAGCTTCATTTGGAGCAAAATGGGCAGCAGAAAAACTGAAGATCCCTGTGATGGTGGATGATTCCGGTCTTTTCATCAATGCTCTGAATGGTTTCCCTGGTCCTTATTCTGCATTTGTTGAAAATAAAATAGGTAATAAGAAAGTGCTCAGGCTCATGGAGGATGAAGACGACCGCACAGCTGTCTTTAAATCAGTTATTGGTTACTGCGAACCCGCAAAAGAAGCTATTGTATTTACTGGCATGGTCGAAGGTTTGATCTCTTTAGAGGAAAAGGGTACAGGAGGTTTTGGGTATGATCCCATATTTGAGTATAATGGCAGGACTTTTGCAGAGATCGGTGATGATGAAAAGAACAAGCTTTCTCACAGGCGCAGGGCACTGGACAAGTTCTTTGAGTGGCTTTCTAAGTAAAGGTGATATATTTTGAGGCGGCGCTTCCTGACAGATGCCGAAGGCATAGATACCATTCCTCTGAAAATGATAGTGTATCTGGCAATCACAGGCTGTGTGCTTGCCTTGGTAGCAATATCATGGAATACCATAGTTCCTCTAAAACAGGGCTATGATGTTGAGAAACAACTGTCTGAGGCATCTCTTGAACTGCTTTCTCTCCAGAAGGGCAAAGCACGTGACCTCTCTTTGTTTTCCAGTGCCCAAGGCAGTATGTGTTCTCTTGAACTTGACTTCCCAAGGGAGATCACATATCTTGGATTTGGTGTGGACCCTGATCCGGATAACGATGGCAATGTAACTAACTCTGCCTGGGACATAGAGAACAACACCATAATTTACAGATATAACAATGGGGTTAAGAAAAGATGGATCATAGAAGGTGAAAAGATCCATTTCTGTCAGGGTCGTCTTTCAGCTGGAGGTACGTGGCTCCCTGAAGAAATATCCGATCCCTCCAACAATATGGGTATGGGTGTAGTTATAGAAAAACCTATATCCGGAACTTATGTTTTCGAGCTTGTCAGAAGTGACGGTACTTTCACTTTATCCCACTTTTCTTAAGTAGTTCCTGACAACTGTCAGGGACCAGAAAAATCAAAATGTGTTAATATCTCAGCAGTATGTACCTGTTATCAAAATATGCGCCGGGAGTTATGAAATCGAATACTACGAGTGAACCTGCTTCCGGACGGACCTGGAATGAAACTTCTGTCCTTGGTTCCAATCCTTCATAAAAGTCATCTTCTGCAGAGAACACACGTCGGATATCCACCACAACTTCCATTATGTCTCCAGTCCTCAGTACTGGCTGGCTGGCTTTGAAGATCGTATTATCGCGAATCCGTATCGGGCTTACAGAGAAGTATTCTTCGGTCGGCAGATGGACATCTGTCCTCATATCAGATATATTGTATCTGACATTTGCCACATGTGAACCATCTGACAGGTAGATTATCAATTGTGAGAGATCAACATCTTCACTACCTGGCCCAAGAGAAAGTGATATGTGTAGCTTGGATATTTGCCCGTAATCTAGACTATTGCCTACTATAATTGTACCGCTGGTGCTTGATGAGGCTCCGAAGATGGTGAAATTGTATGTACCAGGCTCTTTGAATCTTTCTTCATAATACGAGTACTCAGCTACAGTTTCATTTGATCCATCTGTAGATATCTCAAAAGATCCACTTTCAGAGACCCATTCTATCATACCTCCTTTTGGGATAGTGACACTGGTGCTTGAGGGAATACCATCTGCAACAGTGATGGTTTTATAGGTTGCGCGTTCACCTTCCACTCGGTCTACACGTAAATTGGATGCTACTTCCTTTGTAGTTTCCTGACCGGTCTGAGAAGCTTTCTGCTGTAGTACACCTGAAGTCTTAATAAGCAGTGCAGAAGCTACCGCAGCTACAAGGACCATTGATATGAATATAATAAGTGTGCCAATACCCATCTGTGCACTTTCATCTTTGTGCATTGAATGCTTTCTATTTGCTTTCGTGCGCTTTCCCTCAATTAAGTTCTAAATTCACAAAGTTGGTAAACAGTGGATATCTCTCCCTCTCTCTCTCTCTCTCTCTCTATATATATATATATATACTATTTATTGTACATTAACACTATTATTATATACTTTTATTTTCTTCCATCTATATCATATATGGCGTACACTATTTAAATTAATCTATTAATATAAATCACAAAAAACGATCAAAAACTACTCTTCTATAAGTATAGCGCGTGCTGGTGCACCATCACAACCTGTGATCTTCAGAGGAAGACAAATAAAAGTGTACATTCCTTCTTCCACCAGTTCAAGGTCAAGGCATTCTATAATATTTATTTTCCGGGAAAGCAATGATCTGTGAAGTGGAAGAGACTTTCCATTTTCTATGGAGAAAGCGTCAATACCTAATACTTTTAGTCCTTTATCCCGAGCCCAGAAAGCTATATTCTCTTCAAGACAAAAATTCTCTGCTGCTTCAACTAAACAGGGGATACCTGTTTTTAATAATAGTACTTCTATTCCTTCTCCCGGTTTGATCGCCTTCCATGCCACATCCAGTTCTTCGGCACTAATAAAGCCGCCGCTATGCTTCATATCCAGCAAGACCGCGCGTCCCATTAAACTTTCAGGGAGCAGCATATCCGCCGAAGTTCCACCCTCAAGAACGTGGGAAGGCGCATCCACATGAGTACCAGTGTGGCTTCCCATAAATATAGTTGAAAGTGCAAAACCGTCTTTCTCAATAGAGCAAACCTGTTCTATAACAGGCTCAGGGTCCCCGGGGTATACGGGCATACCCTGCTTTATAGCTCGAGTTATGTCTATGATCCTTTTCCCTTTAAATATCATTTTGATATTTCTCATCCACTATCTTCTGGGAATTCTTGAGAACTCTTTCTGCCTGCTCAAGAGTGAGCCCCGCTCCCATTGCGATCTTTAGAGCCGTATCTCTGGTTATAAGATTTCCGGGGCTATGTGTATCCGTATCTACTACGCACTTTGCACCTGCTTCAAAAGCTATCCGGGCTACATGACCATTTGTCCGATTATGGCCATTCCTTGCGGTTATTTCAAGGTGGACATTGTTGTCGGCTGCTTTTTCAGCTTCTTCAATGGTTATAAATCCGGGATGTGCAAGGATATCTACATCTGATAGCTCAACAGAAACATTGTTTGTTCCCGGGGCAACAGGCTCTACTGTTGTTTCACCGTGCACTACTACTATTTCCGCTCCCAGCTCCTTTGCCAGGCGTGCCATCTTTCCGATCTTGGTGGGTGGAACATGTGTTATCTCTACCCCTGTAAGCACTTTAATATCCATTACCTCTTCAAGGTACTTTGCCTTGCTCACATTTTTCAGGATATGTTCCACATTGGTAAAGTCGGCATGGTCGGTTATTGCGATAGCTCTGTAACCATGTATCACTGCCCTTCTCACAAGCTCACTTGGAATAAGCTCACCATCACTGAATAAGGAATGTGTATGCAAGTCAATCATGATTTCACCATTTGCTCCTGCATTAAATATGGATGGCATATGAAATAAAGATTTATATCATCAAGACTGATATGCAGCTTGCTAAACAATAAATAACAGCATTTCTATCTTTAGTTCATTTGAAGGAAGGATGAAACAATTGCCTGGAATCAGAAGAATGGTCCTGGATGTTCTAAAACCACATTACCCCTCGATCGTAGAGTTTTCGAAAAAATTAAGTGTTCTGCCGGGTGTCTCCGGTGTAAATCTGAGTTTGTATGAAGTTGACCAACAGACAGAAACTATAAAAATTACAATAGAAGGTGATGATCTGGACTATGAAGAGATCAAACAGTCTATTGATAATCTGGGAGCAGTGATACACAGTATTGATGAGATAGTGGCAGGCCACAAGCTTGTGGAAGAAGTAGAGACCCTGCAGGAACGTTAATATCTCACTTAACTGTCTGAAGGCTATGGCTTGCAAGTTATGAGGGGATCTTCAGTATCTTGCAATAACGTCAGCAAAAGCGAAATTAGGTTTCACGTCCTTTACCTTAACTCTGACTTTATCCCCTTCACTTGCACCTTTTACAAAAACGACAAATTCCTGGATATGGAACACTCCATCACCTGTTGATCCTTTACCTGTGATCTCCACGTCCAGTTCTTCACCTTTCTTTACAGGTACATTAAGAAATTTCTTAGCTATTATATATATCTCTGCACTCTGAGATCGGGATGCTACAGGAGAAAATGACTTTGTGTGAACAAAATCAGTTCTTGCTTCTTCAAGGAAACCTTTGAACATGTCTCCCTGAAAGACCTTGACCACAAAATGACCACCTGGCTTCAGAATCTTTATCGCACATCCCAGTGCAGATCTGGAAAGATCAATGGACCGTGCATGGTCATAGCTCCAGTTGCCTGAAAGGTTAGGAGCAGCATCGCAAATAACAACATCCACTCCTCCCTCACCTACGAGCTCAAAGATCTTTTTTATAGTAGCATCTGAAGTAATATCTCCTTTTATGGTCTCAACACCCTCTATCGGTGAAATGCGCTGCAGATCAACACCTATTACCCTTCCACCCGAGAGTTTTTTTGCTACTTCAGACCATCCCCCCGGAGCTGCACCCAGGTCCACAACAGTATCCCCTTCTTTGATCACACTGAACTTCTCATTTATCTGCAGTAGTTTGAATGCAGCTCTGGACCTATAGCCTTCTTCTTTAGCACGCCAGTAATAGGTATCTCTTCTATCCCTTGCCATTAGACCCTGCCTTGTGTTAGTTTGATCGTTTTAAACGTTCTATCTTTTTACTTATGTCCATGAGGTTAGCAGCCACTGAGCCAAATTTTCCAGGTAGCCATGAATCATAGTCATAATAAAGATTAAGCAGATCACTATACTTTGATTCCAGCTTTTTTATTTCTTTTCTGTCAACTTCAATATCCTCTATTTTTATATCAAGCCTGCGTATTTTTTGCTGAAAACTGTTCAATAATTTAATTGAAATAGTATCCATATCTACTTTTCTCACAGGTAATTTCAGAATATCGATCACCTGGCTAAGTTCAGGTGGTATTTCTGGGAATGAGTTTGGTCCTGTTATGAAGTATGCATCACCATTATCTCCTGCTTCGGACACATCTTCTGCAGAAACAGATTCAAGAAGATGCTCTTTTACGGCTTTGATACAAAGTTCATCCAGTGATCCGGTATCGTGATCAGAATCCCTTAATTCGGATATCTCTTTTTCCACAGCACATATTTCCTCAAAGGTAATCGCCCCCAGAACGTATATTATACCTGTAAGTTCAGCAGCGGATATCATAAGATCATACCTTTAAAGGAAGATATACATAACTAAGAAGGAGGTAATAAAGTTACCTACAACCTGTATCTTTGATTGTTACAATTGCATGTTATTTAATTGCAGACTGTGCTAAGAGCAGAAAAAAGACTGCAAGTGTGCGCAGTCTTAAAACTTCATTCCAGGTAGATAGCCGGTCTCATGGGGACAGCGAACCTTGACTTTTTCTCAGGGTCGTAACAAGTTTCATCTGCACTGTAAACCTCTACTGTACAATTAAATTCCTTCTCAAAGAAGTGCTGGTTCTCTCTGAGTATTGCAAGTTCGTCCAGTTCGTAACCATCAAACATCTCCAAACTTTCCACTTTCATGCTGCAGATATCAGGAACTATCTTCTGTACGAACTTAGGTATCTCTTTTCCGTGAGCTCTGTTAGCAGGTTCTGCCATCAAAGACTTGATCAGAACACCAGGGTTAAGCGTACCTTCGCTTTGCATCTTAAGAGCCATCTGGAAAGTTTTTGTCTTCCATGCTGCAGATGTATACAACACTATCTTCTGAGGCGTCATCTTTGTGACCTTCAGTATCTCTTCAATATCTTCCAGTGTGTTGTCCACAAGCTTTTCTGCAAGTTCTGCATTGTTGTCCAGCAGTTTTGGGTCAAATATTGGATAATGGGCAAGGGATACAATGTCATTCTCCCCATGTCCCAGTGCCTGCCAGATCTCCTCGCATACATGTGGCGTGAACGGTGCCATTAAACGCACCCAGGTATCCAGCATATCAT
This DNA window, taken from Methanomethylovorans hollandica DSM 15978, encodes the following:
- a CDS encoding PGF-pre-PGF domain-containing protein; this encodes MINTGICSADNVNVDIVGQFSGDIFNVFVAGNYAYLGQGQDLVIIDTSDVTAISELGRVTSMSEIYGIDISGNYAYIANGDAGITVIDISNPASPTILGSYDTDGFARDIAISGNYAYVADVSSLLIVDISVPSSPTLVGTYDTIGFANGVTISGDHVYVADDVKGVFDGSYGLVILDISNPSSPGLVGTYDLVYAYNSAVSDNYAYVADDSGLSILDISVPSSPAPVGRYSGAGDSNGVAVSGNYVYVADASGVFVVDVTDPSAPVYMGSYDGAYVYNVAVSGNYAYAASDNGLLVFTLTDPSSPGVSPGNSADNATPDGEADQQPVILETGDKSVYVNELLTFRVSATDEDGDVIMYSASDLPEGAIFDATTGIFSWTPETEGNYIVTFTAESNGLTASETITIDVSSSGGVTPDSPGSQISDISGEDISSSSITLTWTNSPDVVLVELSRNDIFIANVSGSVYEDNDLDSDTSYTYSLLPHLSDGSKGVVESIDLSTSSSFDSDTTGGERSSSSSGTMSSSSGGGGGAGSAEDFENVVLKDAATVYLMMDSNATYEFIEQYNPIQAVSFYSLKNSGEVTSTIEVLYNRSKFASSDVEGLVYKYVNIWVGKSGFATEGNIKDPMVQFRVNNSWIEETGVNPASIRLQRYDGTAWEVLPTVFKANTTSYVIFEAQTPGFSPFAITADATLDSVNTDTKLQSADPDVLSDPVLNKSGDYGQAQPERSNFWAPVIVVLIIGLLAAGYMYLKKK
- a CDS encoding PGF-pre-PGF domain-containing protein; this translates as MRIKLSKLVCIGFALLLFLISAGISAGELVITHIGDKTIGENEPLTFNVAAGDDENINATITFKVENLPEGATFNPHPQNPNTYTFSLTPGNGTAGRYQVTFIATISGVGNDSDSTETETIMIIVKKVDKTNLLDVIGAATEKLEDAVPGNDIDQYPQTAIDTFRRAITTAQAVADSTRSTQTQVDNAISSLGTAEAAFDAARIKSIDKSSLKTAIAQANAKVVTAASGNEGGQYPQAAIDAFKAAIAVAQGVADDSNATNAEVSQAVTALKAAEAAFDAAEIPSVDKSSLLSAISAASSKAGNAVAGIEPGQYPRSAINAFNDAISRAGSVADDRGATQSEVNQAINELKAAEAAFDAAEIIYVDHTPPSTVSNLRESGSGPTWIRWTWTIPSDSDFSHVKVYLDGVFVRDTSNSFYNATGLAPGTVHAISIETVDVSGNINPSLVSDSAASKIPIDTVPPSSVTHLNESSVGLDWISWTWKNPNDADFQHVMVYFDGDFVTNTSDVFYNAIGLTEGTTHTIMIKTVDASGNINPRTVGDSATTKITDRTPPGTVTNIEENNVGPSWINWTWINPNDPDFSNVRIYIDGIFVTNTPDSYYNATGLSNGIEHTIGIETVDTSGNINSTRVSDQAATLKIPVILKVEGKNIRTSSITLEWDASDDTATVQIILDGLVLANVTGPTYIHSDLNSSTTYNYILVPFNENGLQGEAVTISLTTSSVSSGGGGGSSRGSSSSSSGGGGGAGSVEDFENVALKDVDNAYVRMNENVTYKFSRAGNDIQSVSFYSLKNSGEITSTIEILNNRSKLVQIDPEGPVYKYVNIWVGKAGFATSDNIRDARVEFRVNNSWMEEMGVNPEDVKLQRYNGTIWEVLSTNPKNSTMKYTTFEAQTPGFSPFVITSTVPLTSPLYSDMDTAVTKFDDLVMEKIQPEKSRIWTFIIVFILIGIFAVGYEYLKKE
- a CDS encoding bifunctional N(6)-L-threonylcarbamoyladenine synthase/serine/threonine protein kinase, translated to MKGTVLGIEGTAWNLSAAIVNENDVVAEVTHTYVPPIGGIHPREAAQHHARFASHVIGKLLEEGSKKGVSISMIDGIAFSQGPGLGACLRTVATASRALSLSLGLPLIGVNHCLAHIEVGRWKTPARDPVTLYVSGANSQVLAYKMGKYRVFGETLDIGLGNALDKFARSAGLTHPGGPKIEELARKAKNYIPMPYVVKGMDLSFSGLSTAATDALGRASLEDVCYSFQETAFSMVVEVTERALAHTGKHEVLLAGGVGANTRLREMLKIMCEERGANFYVPEKRFMGDNGAMIAYLGLLMLNSGDILSVEKSHVNPNFRPDSVDVTWINEKDLEGDP
- a CDS encoding Kae1-associated kinase Bud32, with product MYLARGAEAVIKLEGNIVVKERIPKNYRLQQIDERIRKERTRSEARLISEARRAGVPTPVIYDIQDFRIEMQYIDGRPLKYVMDEKMSKKIGQLVGRLHSSGIIHGDLTTSNMIFSNDRIYLIDFGLAYTDSSLEAQGVDVHVLFQTFESTHSGYEELIASFYQGYRDSFESADAVMERVKEIEKRGRYA